One stretch of Comamonas testosteroni DNA includes these proteins:
- a CDS encoding FecCD family ABC transporter permease produces the protein MVLLWALCSGQFALAPAQLAEALWARATGAASPLPPAAETVLWNIRLPRIAAGMAVGAMLAAAGAAYQGMFRNPLVSPDILGVSAGAGLGAVVAIYLGLSMFAVQWLAFGGGLVAVAVVVLISACVRRHDPVLVLVLAGIALGALLGAGIALIKTLADPNTQLPSITFWLMGGLSAVTLQEVAATAPVMLAALLPLLLLRWRINLLALPDEEARALGVPVGRLRLVLVVGATLGTAAAVSLAGIIGWVGLVVPHVARLLVGPDFVRLLPASALLGAGFVVAADTLARTMARIELPLGILTALVGAPFFLYLLARTGRREGDA, from the coding sequence ATGGTGCTGCTGTGGGCGTTGTGCTCGGGCCAGTTTGCGCTCGCGCCGGCACAGCTGGCCGAAGCATTGTGGGCTCGGGCCACGGGGGCGGCTTCGCCGCTGCCGCCAGCGGCCGAAACCGTGCTCTGGAATATCAGGCTGCCGCGCATCGCAGCCGGCATGGCGGTCGGTGCGATGCTGGCTGCAGCCGGTGCGGCCTACCAGGGCATGTTTCGCAACCCGCTGGTATCGCCTGACATTCTGGGCGTTTCGGCCGGTGCCGGCCTGGGCGCCGTCGTCGCCATCTATCTGGGCCTGTCGATGTTTGCCGTGCAGTGGCTGGCCTTTGGCGGCGGACTGGTCGCCGTGGCTGTCGTGGTGCTCATCAGCGCCTGCGTGCGCAGGCACGATCCGGTGCTGGTGTTGGTACTGGCCGGTATTGCGCTGGGCGCTTTGCTGGGTGCCGGCATCGCCCTGATCAAGACCCTGGCAGACCCGAACACCCAGCTGCCGTCCATCACCTTCTGGCTCATGGGCGGACTGTCGGCCGTGACGCTGCAGGAAGTGGCCGCCACGGCACCCGTGATGCTGGCGGCCTTGCTGCCTTTGCTGCTGCTGCGCTGGCGCATCAATCTGCTGGCTCTGCCCGATGAGGAAGCGCGGGCTCTGGGCGTGCCGGTCGGGCGGCTGCGCCTGGTGCTGGTGGTTGGCGCCACGTTGGGCACGGCGGCGGCCGTGTCGCTGGCCGGCATCATCGGCTGGGTCGGACTGGTGGTTCCGCATGTGGCGCGCCTGCTGGTCGGTCCTGATTTCGTGCGCCTGCTGCCGGCTTCGGCCCTGCTGGGCGCGGGCTTTGTGGTGGCTGCCGATACGCTGGCCCGCACCATGGCGCGTATCGAGCTGCCACTGGGCATTCTGACGGCCCTGGTCGGTGCACCATTCTTTCTGTATCTGCTGGCCCGCACGGGTCGCCGTGAAGGAGATGCCTGA
- a CDS encoding ABC transporter ATP-binding protein, which produces MAVLDLQGLSTGHGRSVVSESVDLSIATGEVLCLLGPNGCGKTTLFRTVLGLLPPLAGRVLVQGQPVQHWPRAEFARRVGYVPQAQAGVFAFEALDMVLMGRAARLPLLARPSGADRAMALACMERLQIAHLAARRYTELSGGERQLVLIARALAQEPALLVMDEPTASLDFGNQIRVLEQIEALSAQGMAMLLSTHQPEHGLRVASRIALLGHGRLLGVGEPRAVAMPAALAELYGVSEAAIAAHLSGGR; this is translated from the coding sequence ATGGCGGTGCTGGACTTGCAGGGTCTGAGCACCGGCCATGGCCGCAGCGTGGTCAGCGAATCCGTGGATCTGTCGATTGCTACGGGCGAGGTGCTGTGTCTGCTCGGCCCCAACGGCTGTGGCAAGACCACGCTGTTTCGCACGGTGCTGGGCCTGCTGCCGCCGCTGGCGGGTCGGGTGCTGGTGCAGGGCCAGCCGGTACAGCACTGGCCGCGCGCGGAGTTTGCGCGCCGCGTCGGCTATGTGCCTCAGGCCCAGGCCGGGGTGTTTGCCTTCGAGGCGCTGGACATGGTGCTCATGGGCCGCGCTGCGCGCCTGCCCCTGCTGGCCAGACCCTCCGGCGCAGACCGTGCCATGGCACTGGCCTGCATGGAACGGCTGCAGATCGCCCATCTGGCCGCACGCCGCTACACCGAGCTCAGCGGCGGCGAGCGGCAGTTGGTGCTGATTGCACGCGCGCTGGCGCAGGAGCCGGCGCTGCTGGTCATGGACGAGCCCACGGCCAGCCTGGACTTCGGTAACCAGATTCGCGTGCTGGAGCAGATCGAGGCGCTGAGCGCCCAGGGCATGGCCATGCTGTTGTCCACCCACCAGCCCGAGCATGGCTTGCGTGTGGCCAGCCGGATCGCCCTGCTGGGCCATGGGCGGCTGCTGGGCGTGGGCGAGCCGCGCGCCGTGGCCATGCCCGCAGCGCTGGCTGAGCTCTATGGTGTCAGCGAGGCGGCGATTGCCGCCCATCTATCGGGCGGCCGCTGA
- a CDS encoding FUSC family protein — MSVAAYDRLLESATRWDFDSARLRQHLRTAFAACIAVFAAWALGLEHPQWAGMTVWAASQPLRGQLLEKSFFRTTGTLAGTAAGVVLVLVANGDLLWLVTGLAVWIGICAGLGNLQRSFASYGTMLAGYSASMVALLDNGNPTHVYALGWDRLFTALTGVAAALVVGWLFTPVGAEIPGDGRVRRLCARLLRDIADAAQATANGHSALSPRDLAERLAVMAAIEEGLDPHAAGSQRSRRAVRALRRLINTQISALLWLRDSTGKTITPEFSPDQAQAMTAALEQAAKLLETQPAPLAAIDAIATARSAAAGWGHAEEILGNIGLALQAHFVAASDLTLPAHHRARQLPVVLHSDWVGARRAMLRAFSSIFLVGLIWVLTGWHGGAYMLLGLSVMITVFSSFENPAFTMRFVILGQAMGAGVALACQWFAWPFANSQLQMVLMMLPFIFLGALLLSHRRTTLYGFDCNMVILLALSPHFPYQLDVGHSLSMAFAIVTGPLAGWAAYRFILPVTAQGRLNGLRAMMVHELQDMASAPVHARDVRVWRARLYHRLLRLVRASEKVSAPAVQDAADCGLAALRVGKAVLILHQLQADVLLSESSLRGVRSALQRLQQLPSAPARAVPLLQALARRIQQRQPEQALQLRLAAQDISEHPAFFASSAALR; from the coding sequence CATTGCCGTGTTCGCCGCCTGGGCCCTGGGGCTGGAACACCCGCAATGGGCGGGCATGACGGTCTGGGCCGCCTCCCAGCCGCTGCGCGGCCAGTTGCTGGAGAAAAGCTTTTTCCGCACCACGGGCACGCTGGCCGGCACGGCCGCCGGCGTGGTGCTGGTACTGGTGGCGAATGGCGATCTGCTCTGGCTAGTCACGGGACTGGCGGTGTGGATAGGCATATGCGCGGGCCTGGGCAATCTGCAGCGCAGCTTTGCCTCCTACGGCACCATGCTGGCCGGCTATTCGGCCTCCATGGTGGCCTTGCTGGACAACGGCAACCCCACCCATGTCTACGCGCTGGGCTGGGATCGTTTGTTCACGGCGCTGACCGGCGTGGCCGCCGCCCTCGTCGTGGGCTGGCTGTTCACGCCCGTGGGCGCCGAAATCCCCGGCGACGGCAGGGTACGACGACTCTGCGCGCGTCTGCTGCGCGATATCGCCGATGCGGCACAGGCCACGGCCAACGGGCATAGCGCCCTCAGCCCCAGGGACCTGGCCGAGCGACTGGCCGTGATGGCTGCCATCGAGGAAGGACTGGACCCGCATGCCGCCGGCTCGCAGCGCTCGCGCCGCGCCGTGCGGGCGCTGCGCCGCCTGATCAATACCCAGATCTCGGCCCTGCTCTGGCTGCGCGACAGCACGGGCAAGACCATCACTCCCGAGTTCTCGCCCGACCAAGCCCAGGCCATGACGGCTGCACTGGAGCAGGCCGCCAAGCTGCTGGAAACCCAGCCCGCCCCGCTGGCCGCCATCGACGCCATCGCCACGGCCCGCAGCGCCGCAGCGGGCTGGGGTCATGCCGAGGAAATCCTGGGCAATATCGGCCTGGCCCTGCAGGCCCATTTCGTGGCCGCCAGCGACCTGACTCTGCCGGCCCACCATCGCGCACGCCAGTTGCCCGTGGTCCTGCACAGCGACTGGGTGGGTGCGCGCAGGGCCATGCTGCGGGCCTTCAGCTCCATCTTTCTGGTCGGCCTGATCTGGGTACTCACTGGCTGGCATGGCGGCGCCTATATGTTGCTGGGCCTGTCGGTGATGATCACCGTGTTCTCCTCGTTCGAGAACCCGGCCTTCACCATGCGCTTTGTGATTCTGGGCCAGGCCATGGGCGCGGGCGTGGCGCTGGCCTGCCAGTGGTTTGCCTGGCCGTTTGCCAACAGCCAGTTGCAGATGGTGCTGATGATGCTGCCCTTCATCTTCCTTGGCGCCCTGCTTCTCAGCCACCGCCGCACCACGCTGTACGGCTTTGACTGCAATATGGTGATCCTGCTGGCGCTGTCGCCGCATTTCCCCTATCAGCTCGATGTGGGCCACTCGCTGTCCATGGCTTTTGCCATCGTCACCGGCCCGCTGGCCGGCTGGGCCGCCTATCGCTTCATCCTGCCCGTCACCGCGCAAGGCAGGCTCAACGGCCTGCGCGCCATGATGGTTCATGAGCTGCAGGACATGGCCTCCGCCCCCGTGCACGCCCGCGACGTGCGCGTGTGGCGCGCCCGCCTCTACCACCGCCTGCTGCGCCTGGTGCGCGCCTCCGAAAAAGTCAGCGCCCCCGCAGTGCAGGACGCGGCCGACTGCGGTCTGGCCGCGCTGCGGGTGGGCAAGGCCGTGCTGATCCTGCACCAGTTGCAGGCGGATGTACTCCTGTCCGAAAGCAGCTTGCGCGGTGTGCGCAGCGCGCTGCAGAGACTGCAGCAACTGCCCAGCGCTCCCGCCAGGGCCGTGCCGCTGCTGCAAGCCCTGGCCCGGCGCATACAACAGCGCCAGCCCGAGCAGGCGCTGCAATTGCGGCTGGCCGCCCAGGACATCAGCGAGCACCCGGCCTTCTTTGCCTCCAGCGCCGCGTTGCGCTGA